A region from the Helcococcus ovis genome encodes:
- the mfd gene encoding transcription-repair coupling factor, with amino-acid sequence MIEKAYDSLFKAINENYNLIYSYGIIEQSTGHFIYELSNNSNRPVFVLCENDVIARKLFENLQNNNLKVDYFPDIELNYQNIEDLDYTNKAFRLKTIINLVNGEKNIIVSSISAVTRKVYSKENFIKNSFEITINSEVDINELSKRLIKLGYKRRNIIQSKGEFAIRGDIIDIFQISDEYPTRLELFDVDVDSIRKFNVNTQMSIKDIENFTIYPIQENYFDIDDIDKIIKEIDKDLQKTNKNFDIEISQKVNAKFEKIKEQLEYQHDIDNIDLIIPYMNDKSGDLFDYISDNYLILLNDYTYINNNFRKSEKFRIEDIQSRIERGELLYKHQNIFYTLSYIENKLKNYKIINISGLLKNIGNLQPDKIIEFKVRQNQSYHGHFDDFIHDLKFSLSNGYTIKIFTPNIDDANSLKIKLSEFDLNSDIIENIKISNKKIKIIIGYLESGFDYFEEKEKFIAYSQIFRKVKKQKSKTVKNKDIINYSDLVHGDLLVHDNYGIGKFVGIKNIEINNIRSDYIELHFKDDAKLFIPTTDMSMVSKFVGNGDKKPALSKLGGTDWKKAKNKAKKAIEAIAEDLVKLYAKRAEIKGFEYSKDTPWQREFEDSFPYQETDAQLRSISEIKEDMESDKVMDRLLCGDVGYGKTEVALRAAFKAVMDGKQVVMLAPTTILVNQHFHTMKSRFEDFPVNIDYLSRFKTPAQKKKVLEDLRKGNIDFIVGTHAILSDNVEFKNLGLLIVDEEQRFGVKHKEKIKKISENIDVLTLSATPIPRTLQMSLSGIRDLSLLDEYPANRLPVNTYVIEYDEEYIREAILREMARNGQVYFVYNEVKTIHKMYEKLKEIVPEASIVISHGQMSTRELENILDDFTNNKYDILLTTTIIETGMDIHNVNTIIIYNADKMGLSQLYQLKGRVGRSDRNSFAYFTYKQGKIMTEIAEKRLKAIKDFSELGCGYKVAMRDLELRGAGNLLGESQSGHIESVGYDLYVRMLKETIDEIKGIEVKNIDRQIKIDLNIDVYIPSEYIKDENEKINIYKKISFIETSQDHYNIIDELTDRFGDIPQPVQNIVDISYIRSLMLSNNIDELIEVDSEVMMRYTELDVFDFEKLKILSQAYKGTMRFSLINSPSIYIPKEKGYMIKLIELFELINNINKGENYEKN; translated from the coding sequence ATGATAGAAAAAGCTTATGATAGCTTATTTAAGGCTATTAATGAAAATTACAATTTAATATATTCTTATGGAATAATAGAACAATCTACAGGTCATTTTATTTATGAGTTAAGTAATAACTCAAATAGACCTGTTTTTGTGCTGTGTGAAAATGATGTAATCGCTAGAAAACTTTTTGAAAATTTGCAAAACAACAATCTTAAAGTAGACTATTTTCCTGATATAGAATTAAATTATCAAAATATTGAAGATTTGGATTATACAAATAAAGCATTTAGGCTTAAAACGATTATAAATTTAGTTAATGGAGAAAAAAATATTATCGTTTCAAGCATATCAGCTGTGACTAGAAAAGTATATTCTAAAGAGAATTTTATAAAAAATAGTTTTGAAATAACTATTAATTCTGAAGTTGATATTAATGAATTATCAAAAAGATTAATTAAATTAGGATATAAAAGAAGAAATATTATTCAGTCAAAAGGCGAATTTGCAATTAGAGGGGATATAATAGATATATTTCAAATTTCTGATGAATATCCAACAAGATTAGAATTATTTGATGTTGATGTTGATTCTATTAGAAAATTTAATGTAAATACTCAAATGTCTATAAAAGATATTGAAAATTTTACAATATATCCTATTCAGGAAAATTACTTTGATATTGATGATATAGATAAAATTATAAAAGAAATAGATAAAGATCTTCAAAAAACAAATAAGAACTTTGACATTGAAATTTCACAAAAAGTAAATGCTAAATTTGAAAAAATAAAGGAACAACTTGAATACCAACATGATATAGATAATATTGATTTAATTATACCGTATATGAATGATAAAAGTGGCGATCTTTTTGATTATATATCAGACAATTATTTAATTTTATTGAATGATTACACTTATATTAATAATAATTTTAGGAAATCAGAAAAGTTTAGAATTGAAGATATTCAGTCAAGAATTGAAAGGGGTGAACTTTTATATAAACACCAAAATATTTTCTATACCTTATCTTATATTGAAAATAAATTAAAAAATTATAAAATTATAAATATTTCAGGTTTATTAAAAAATATCGGAAATCTTCAACCTGATAAAATAATAGAATTTAAGGTAAGACAAAATCAGTCATATCATGGGCATTTTGATGATTTTATTCATGACTTAAAATTTTCATTATCAAATGGATATACAATAAAAATATTTACACCAAATATTGATGATGCTAATAGTTTAAAGATTAAATTATCTGAATTTGACTTGAATTCAGATATTATTGAAAATATAAAAATATCAAATAAAAAAATTAAAATAATTATTGGTTATTTAGAAAGTGGATTTGATTATTTTGAAGAAAAAGAAAAATTTATAGCGTATTCACAAATTTTCAGGAAAGTAAAAAAACAAAAATCAAAGACTGTAAAAAACAAGGATATTATAAACTATTCCGATTTAGTCCATGGAGATTTATTAGTTCATGATAATTATGGTATTGGTAAATTTGTTGGGATAAAAAATATAGAGATAAATAATATAAGAAGTGATTATATCGAATTGCATTTTAAGGATGATGCAAAATTATTTATTCCAACTACAGATATGAGTATGGTTTCTAAATTTGTTGGTAATGGTGATAAAAAGCCGGCACTTTCAAAATTGGGAGGAACAGATTGGAAAAAAGCTAAAAATAAAGCAAAAAAAGCTATTGAAGCAATTGCGGAAGATTTAGTAAAATTGTATGCGAAAAGAGCTGAAATTAAGGGCTTTGAATACTCTAAAGATACTCCATGGCAAAGAGAGTTTGAGGATTCCTTTCCATATCAAGAAACTGATGCACAATTAAGATCAATTTCAGAGATTAAAGAAGATATGGAATCTGATAAAGTAATGGATAGATTATTATGTGGTGATGTAGGGTATGGTAAAACAGAGGTTGCATTAAGAGCTGCATTTAAGGCTGTTATGGATGGTAAGCAAGTTGTAATGCTTGCACCGACAACAATTCTTGTAAATCAACATTTTCATACAATGAAGTCCAGATTTGAAGATTTTCCTGTAAATATAGATTATTTATCTAGATTTAAGACACCGGCACAAAAGAAAAAAGTGCTTGAAGATTTAAGAAAGGGAAATATCGATTTTATAGTTGGTACACATGCCATACTTTCTGATAATGTAGAGTTTAAAAATTTAGGATTATTGATTGTAGATGAGGAGCAAAGATTTGGTGTAAAGCATAAAGAAAAAATAAAAAAAATAAGTGAAAATATTGATGTTTTAACTTTGTCAGCTACACCTATTCCTAGAACACTTCAAATGTCTTTGTCCGGTATTAGAGATTTATCATTATTAGATGAATATCCGGCAAATAGATTACCTGTAAATACTTATGTAATTGAATATGATGAAGAGTATATCAGAGAAGCTATTTTAAGAGAAATGGCGAGAAATGGACAAGTGTATTTTGTATATAATGAAGTTAAAACTATACATAAAATGTATGAAAAGCTTAAAGAAATTGTACCTGAGGCTAGTATTGTGATTTCTCATGGACAAATGAGTACAAGAGAACTTGAAAATATTTTGGATGATTTTACAAATAATAAATATGATATTTTACTTACGACTACTATTATTGAAACCGGTATGGATATACATAATGTAAACACAATTATAATATATAATGCTGACAAGATGGGTTTGTCACAGTTATATCAATTGAAAGGTAGAGTTGGTAGATCTGATAGAAATTCATTTGCCTATTTTACTTATAAGCAAGGTAAAATAATGACTGAAATAGCAGAAAAAAGACTTAAAGCTATAAAGGATTTTTCTGAATTGGGTTGCGGTTATAAAGTTGCAATGAGAGATCTTGAACTTAGAGGAGCAGGCAATTTACTTGGAGAAAGTCAAAGTGGGCACATAGAATCCGTAGGTTATGACTTATATGTAAGAATGCTTAAGGAAACAATTGACGAAATAAAGGGTATTGAAGTTAAAAATATTGATAGACAAATAAAAATTGATTTAAATATTGATGTATATATTCCGTCTGAATACATAAAAGATGAAAATGAAAAAATTAATATATATAAGAAAATTTCATTTATTGAAACATCCCAAGATCACTATAATATAATTGATGAGTTAACTGATAGATTTGGGGATATTCCTCAGCCTGTTCAAAACATTGTTGACATATCGTATATTAGATCATTAATGTTATCTAATAATATTGATGAATTAATAGAGGTTGATTCTGAAGTAATGATGAGGTATACTGAGTTAGATGTTTTTGATTTTGAAAAATTAAAAATTTTGTCACAAGCATACAAAGGCACTATGAGATTTAGTTTAATAAATAGTCCAAGCATATATATACCTAAAGAAAAGGGATATATGATAAAATTAATAGAACTATTTGAATTAATAAATAATATAAATAAAGGAGAAAATTATGAAAAAAATTAA
- a CDS encoding peptidylprolyl isomerase — MKKIKLLSIILAATVFIAGCQAKTGKNGSEKSDVSKTKDVKSSDLSKVKITNLRENKNVFMDINGQKVTFDNFYKYYDLYSGILAMQRNLTGELSNLLVRDKIIKDELKAKNITVSDDEVKKEIDLYVKNLGGEKEFGKYLSVLGIKLDTFIENIKNSLSNKKHLENFKKENKATDDEIKKYYEANKNSLDNVDAKHILVDDEKKANEISKKLKKGEDFEKLSNENSKDKAANAKGGQLGKVTKAAFEANFVEAAFKLKDNEVSAPVKTKYGYHVIVVNKNNVGLDKNKEKINDILSGQKYNKYVEQKVKSTKIDFYDFNGKKIENKN; from the coding sequence ATGAAAAAAATTAAATTATTAAGTATAATTTTAGCAGCAACTGTGTTTATTGCGGGATGTCAAGCAAAAACGGGGAAAAATGGAAGTGAAAAATCTGATGTATCAAAAACTAAAGATGTAAAAAGCTCAGATTTAAGTAAAGTAAAAATAACAAATTTAAGAGAAAATAAAAATGTTTTTATGGATATAAATGGTCAAAAGGTTACTTTTGATAATTTTTATAAATATTATGATTTGTATTCAGGAATTTTGGCAATGCAAAGAAATTTAACTGGAGAATTATCAAATTTATTGGTAAGAGATAAAATTATTAAAGATGAATTAAAAGCGAAAAATATTACTGTTTCAGATGATGAAGTAAAAAAAGAAATAGATCTATATGTTAAAAATTTAGGTGGTGAAAAAGAATTTGGTAAATATTTGAGTGTTTTGGGTATTAAATTGGATACTTTTATAGAAAATATAAAAAATAGTTTATCAAATAAAAAGCATTTAGAAAATTTTAAGAAAGAAAATAAAGCGACAGATGATGAAATAAAAAAATATTATGAAGCAAATAAAAATTCTTTAGATAATGTAGATGCTAAACATATTTTAGTAGATGATGAAAAAAAAGCTAACGAAATTTCTAAAAAACTAAAAAAAGGTGAAGATTTTGAGAAATTATCAAATGAAAATTCAAAAGATAAAGCAGCTAACGCAAAAGGTGGACAATTGGGAAAAGTTACTAAAGCAGCGTTCGAAGCTAATTTTGTAGAAGCAGCATTTAAGCTTAAAGATAATGAAGTATCTGCACCGGTAAAAACTAAATATGGTTATCATGTAATAGTAGTAAATAAAAATAATGTAGGTTTAGATAAAAACAAAGAAAAAATAAATGATATTTTAAGTGGTCAAAAGTATAATAAATATGTAGAACAAAAAGTGAAATCTACAAAAATAGATTTCTATGATTTTAATGGTAAAAAAATTGAAAATAAAAACTAA
- a CDS encoding HU family DNA-binding protein, translated as MNKSDLVAKIAEKSGLTKVDSTKALDAFLETVTESLKKQEKVQLVGFGTFEVRERKEREGRNPRNPEEKIHIPASKAPVFKAGKTLKEVVNK; from the coding sequence ATGAATAAATCAGATTTAGTAGCAAAAATTGCTGAAAAAAGTGGATTAACAAAAGTTGATTCAACAAAAGCATTAGACGCATTTTTAGAAACAGTAACAGAATCATTAAAGAAACAAGAAAAAGTACAATTAGTTGGTTTTGGTACATTTGAAGTTAGAGAAAGAAAAGAAAGAGAAGGAAGAAATCCAAGAAATCCTGAAGAAAAAATTCATATTCCAGCTTCAAAAGCTCCAGTATTCAAAGCTGGTAAAACATTAAAAGAAGTTGTAAATAAATAA
- a CDS encoding efflux RND transporter permease subunit has protein sequence MKKITKILIKKNKIVILIFSVITIVMAIMALGVKINFSLSKYLPNNSNSVISMNEMAKEYVEPIPNLRVMLKNVTVKEVLEYKNKLINLPEVKLVIWLDKFENTSKPIELMDKNLLNKYYKDGNALLQVSVKSNNSKESLDKIKSLLKFDTSYDGELVSESAAQNSTKDEISKITLFVLPASLLILLLAVKSWFEPIIIMIAIGVAIIINMGTNIFLREVSFITQAVSGILQFAVSLDYGVFLLHEFKHQKTLVKDADIALENAVVKSSSAVISSALTTIFGFIVLVFMKFGIGIDLGLVLAKGVIFSLISVIFLLPALIKLFSKLIDKTQHRDFLPNFKGLSKFVLNLKWIIIFIILIVPIAFLGQQKNDFTYGMGEYREDSIEGKDQKSIEKYFGKDVPIVLLVPNGEISKELKMIDELKELKLIKNVQSYTEYVGNAIPLKIPPEVQIKSLISKNYSRIILNTTSENEGEKAFNLIYKIKKIANKYYSNYEILGKSVVLQDMSKIIKKDNSLVNLLAIVSVAMVILINFKSLILPIILVFTIEASIWINLSIPYFTNTKLSFIGYLVISSIQLGATVDYAILYTNNYLENRKKMNKKESLIKAGQKVYGSIIPPALILITSGYVLSLISSIGLVSELGKVLGRGGIFSLTLVIFLLPILLYFFDFIIEKTTLNANFRK, from the coding sequence ATGAAAAAAATAACTAAAATTTTAATAAAAAAAAATAAAATTGTTATATTAATTTTTTCTGTTATTACAATTGTAATGGCAATTATGGCTTTAGGAGTTAAAATAAATTTTTCACTATCAAAATATTTACCAAATAACTCAAATTCTGTTATATCAATGAATGAAATGGCTAAAGAATATGTTGAGCCTATACCAAACTTAAGAGTTATGTTAAAAAATGTAACTGTAAAGGAAGTTTTAGAATATAAAAATAAGTTAATTAATTTACCGGAAGTAAAATTAGTTATTTGGTTGGATAAATTTGAAAATACATCTAAGCCAATTGAGTTAATGGATAAAAATTTATTGAATAAATACTATAAAGATGGTAATGCATTGTTACAAGTTTCAGTGAAATCAAACAACTCTAAAGAATCTCTTGATAAAATTAAATCGTTATTAAAATTCGACACATCATATGATGGAGAATTAGTTTCTGAGTCAGCAGCACAAAACTCAACAAAAGATGAAATTTCAAAGATTACACTTTTTGTGTTACCAGCATCACTTTTAATATTATTGTTAGCAGTTAAATCCTGGTTTGAGCCAATTATTATCATGATAGCAATTGGTGTAGCTATTATAATAAATATGGGAACAAATATATTTTTAAGAGAGGTTTCATTTATAACTCAAGCAGTTAGTGGAATACTGCAATTTGCTGTTTCTTTAGATTACGGTGTATTTTTATTACATGAATTTAAGCATCAAAAAACTTTAGTTAAAGATGCTGATATTGCTTTAGAAAATGCAGTAGTAAAATCTTCATCAGCTGTTATTTCATCTGCACTTACAACAATTTTTGGATTTATTGTTTTAGTATTTATGAAGTTTGGGATAGGTATAGATTTAGGTTTAGTTTTAGCTAAGGGTGTAATTTTTAGTCTAATTTCTGTAATATTCTTACTTCCAGCATTAATAAAACTATTTAGTAAATTAATTGACAAAACTCAACATAGAGATTTTTTACCAAATTTCAAAGGTTTATCAAAATTTGTACTAAATTTAAAATGGATTATTATTTTTATTATTTTAATTGTGCCAATAGCATTTTTAGGACAACAAAAAAATGATTTTACATATGGTATGGGTGAATATAGAGAAGATTCTATTGAGGGAAAAGATCAAAAAAGTATAGAAAAATATTTTGGAAAAGATGTACCTATAGTATTGTTAGTTCCTAATGGTGAAATTTCTAAAGAATTAAAAATGATTGATGAATTAAAAGAATTGAAATTAATAAAGAATGTACAATCATATACTGAATATGTTGGTAATGCTATTCCGTTAAAAATACCACCTGAAGTACAAATAAAATCTTTGATAAGCAAAAACTATTCAAGAATTATACTTAATACAACAAGTGAAAATGAAGGTGAAAAAGCATTTAATCTTATCTATAAGATTAAAAAAATTGCAAATAAATATTATTCAAATTATGAAATTCTAGGAAAGAGTGTTGTTTTGCAAGATATGAGTAAAATAATAAAAAAAGATAATTCTTTAGTAAATTTGCTCGCAATAGTTTCAGTTGCAATGGTAATATTAATAAATTTTAAATCTTTAATTTTGCCAATTATACTGGTGTTTACTATAGAAGCATCAATATGGATAAATTTATCAATTCCATATTTTACAAATACAAAGTTAAGTTTTATAGGTTATCTGGTTATTTCATCTATACAATTAGGAGCTACTGTTGATTATGCTATATTATATACAAATAACTATCTTGAAAATAGAAAAAAAATGAATAAGAAAGAATCATTAATTAAAGCTGGACAAAAGGTATACGGTTCAATAATTCCACCGGCATTAATACTTATTACCTCAGGATATGTATTATCATTGATATCATCAATTGGACTTGTAAGTGAACTTGGAAAAGTTTTAGGAAGAGGAGGAATATTTTCACTGACATTAGTAATATTTTTACTACCGATATTATTATATTTTTTTGATTTTATTATTGAAAAAACAACATTAAATGCTAATTTTAGGAAATGA
- a CDS encoding ATP-dependent helicase: MKFSENQLKVINHKKGPALVLAVPGSGKTTVLLARINNLINNGINPENILAMTFSKTQAKDMEIRYKKIYGDQNIHFSTIHSFAYGIIKKFSNKLSNFMIIESSKEYNKYSIVQQIFLHVRKKYMNDEQLESFFRVSSFLKNTLMDYNEYKKMYSAIFNGFEKVYTIYEKFKKDKNLLDFDDILIEALKILQTNKQALDFLQNKFHYVQIDEGQDTSYVQLKIISLVSQKNNNLFIVADDDQSIYGFRGANSKQLLDFPNVYPDAKIFYMENNYRSTQNIIKFSNKLIKNNKQRYLKVIKSNNSEGNNVNIISTKNTKQQIEYIIDKALKKLCLNETVAILYRNNISAISFINYIPDNVDFYIKDSTNAFYSHQIINDIIDIINFSKDQYDLNLFKKIYYKLNLFIKKEFVKQLEFMDESDDVIERLKNVEGINNFFLEKIYLLSYYMDKLSSLNFSDAVIFVLRSMDYYEYVKELSRRTTGSMISYDRIIDTLINISKDIKSVSEFENKVRNLIEKQKNHGINSSNLTLSTIHGSKGLEFDNVFIIDLVDKEFPSSYSESVNEELGILEEERRLFYVGITRAKYNLTLLYPKKLFINEVKNSSFINEITRN, encoded by the coding sequence ATGAAATTTTCAGAAAATCAATTAAAAGTAATAAATCATAAAAAAGGTCCAGCATTAGTATTGGCAGTCCCCGGTTCCGGTAAAACTACAGTATTATTAGCAAGAATAAATAATTTAATAAACAATGGAATTAATCCTGAAAATATTTTGGCAATGACATTTTCTAAGACTCAAGCTAAAGATATGGAAATTAGATATAAAAAAATCTACGGTGATCAAAACATTCATTTTTCAACTATTCATTCTTTTGCATACGGTATAATAAAAAAATTTTCAAATAAATTATCAAATTTTATGATTATAGAATCATCAAAAGAATATAATAAATACTCTATTGTCCAGCAAATATTTTTACATGTTAGAAAAAAATATATGAATGATGAACAATTGGAAAGTTTTTTTAGAGTATCTAGCTTTTTAAAAAATACATTAATGGATTATAATGAATATAAAAAGATGTATTCCGCTATATTTAATGGTTTTGAAAAAGTATACACTATATATGAAAAATTCAAAAAAGATAAAAATTTACTTGATTTTGATGATATACTTATTGAAGCCTTGAAAATACTTCAAACTAATAAACAAGCACTAGATTTTCTTCAAAATAAATTTCATTATGTACAAATTGATGAAGGTCAGGATACATCATACGTACAATTGAAAATCATCAGCTTGGTATCACAAAAAAATAATAATTTATTTATTGTAGCAGATGATGATCAATCAATATATGGATTTAGAGGTGCTAATTCTAAACAATTACTTGATTTTCCTAATGTTTATCCGGATGCTAAAATTTTTTATATGGAAAATAATTATAGATCTACTCAAAATATAATAAAATTTTCAAATAAATTAATAAAAAATAACAAACAAAGATATTTAAAAGTTATAAAATCAAATAATTCTGAAGGCAATAATGTAAATATAATTTCTACTAAAAATACAAAGCAGCAAATTGAATATATTATTGATAAGGCATTAAAAAAACTTTGCTTAAATGAAACAGTTGCAATATTATACAGAAATAATATTTCGGCAATATCTTTTATTAATTATATTCCAGATAATGTTGATTTTTATATAAAAGATAGTACTAACGCTTTTTATTCACATCAAATAATTAATGATATTATTGATATTATAAATTTCTCTAAGGATCAATATGACTTAAATTTATTTAAAAAAATTTATTATAAATTAAATTTATTTATAAAAAAGGAATTTGTAAAACAATTGGAATTCATGGATGAAAGTGATGATGTCATAGAACGATTAAAAAACGTTGAAGGAATAAATAATTTTTTCCTAGAGAAAATATACTTACTTTCATATTACATGGATAAATTATCTTCATTAAATTTTTCAGATGCTGTAATATTTGTTTTAAGAAGTATGGATTATTATGAATATGTAAAAGAACTTTCTAGACGAACAACAGGATCCATGATTTCCTATGATAGAATTATAGATACTTTGATTAATATTTCTAAAGACATTAAATCTGTTTCAGAATTTGAAAATAAAGTCAGAAATTTAATCGAGAAACAAAAAAATCACGGCATCAATTCTTCAAATTTAACACTTTCAACTATACATGGTTCAAAAGGCTTAGAATTTGATAATGTGTTTATAATAGATTTAGTTGATAAAGAATTTCCTTCATCTTATTCCGAATCGGTAAATGAAGAATTAGGAATTTTAGAAGAGGAAAGAAGGTTATTTTATGTTGGAATTACAAGAGCAAAATATAATTTAACCCTGCTTTATCCAAAAAAACTCTTTATAAATGAGGTTAAAAATTCTTCATTCATTAATGAAATAACCCGAAACTAA